Genomic DNA from bacterium:
ATAAACACGTATTGCTCGTTTTGCTCGGCGGAGCCGAACACACTGTTGGTCCAATCTGCCGACAAGCGCGCAAAAGGACCGTCTTCTTGGCTTACGCCATTTGGGAAAAGTTTAAATCGCGAATAAGTATAAACCGCTCTTAATCCCGCATAATTACCTAAATTAGCCGAAACAGCTGCCGGTATGGCGCTAAAATTATCGCGCTTTTCAAAAAAGTAACTTAAAGCCACGTTTTGATAGTTGCCTAAATTGTACGATGCCCCAGCATAAACCTGGTTACGTTCTTCAAAAAAACTTCCTCTATCGTAAGCATAACGCATATAGCCCACAAAAAGGCTGGGGTTATAACGTTGATAAACATAACTTAACCCGCCACCTAAAAACATGGCATCGGTACGATACGTGGCATAAGCACTCCAAGCATGACGATACAAAGGATCGGTGCTTCCTGTTACAAATTGAAAAATAAAAGCATCATCCAGCTGAAAAAAACTGGGCATAATATAACGAGGTACTAAAACTTGCGGGAACGCATTGTACTTTTTAGCACCCGCTACGGTTTCTTGAGGGGATTGGGGGATTGGATTATCATCCACCACATTTTTATAAGCCGATTCTTTGGGAGCCTTAGCTACATCTGTTTTATTTTTTGCTGGCTCAATAACCGTTATTCTTTTTTGTGCCAAAGCCATATTTGTAGACGGCAAAGAAGCTACTGTAATTGTTGCCTCCGCTTCAGAAATCACAGCGGTTTCAGATGATGCCAGTGAATCTTCTACTTCCGCTACGTGTGAAAGAGTAGTTTCGGTAAGCGAGGTTTGATAAATATCCATACCCTTCGTTTTAAAAAAAGCCACATACAATGTTTTTCCATCGGCCGAAATACTGGGTTGATACACACCACTCAGCACATTGGTAATTTTTGCCGAGGTGCCGCTAGCAACATCGTAACGGTAAATATTGGAAATACCGCTTTTATCAGAATCGTAATAAATAGAAGAACCTTCCGGCGACCAAACAGGATGCGCATCAATGGCATCATCATTAGTAATATTTTTAATTTTATCTCCGGTACGGCTATATAAAACAATGTCGCGCGATCCGTTATTGTTTCTTTGCGATACTACAATGCGGCTTCCATCCGGTGAAAAACGAGGGTTAGAAAATTGCGTATACTCTTCGGCATGCGTTAAATAATAACCTTCTTTATTTTCTAAATCGTAAACATACAAATTATCGGTTCCTTTATCGGTACGCACCATTACTAACCAGCGGTTACCCCCTTCAAACGGGGCAAAATCGGGATCGCTCGCTCGCATAGACAGCTTGGGGTTTTTCTTATCGTAAACACGCACCTGGGTTTTGGCAGCTACATCGTATACATATACTTCGGAATAATATTTATACTTTTCAGCCTCGCTAATACTGCCAAAGGCCACCTTGTTGCTGTCTGATGAAAAAGACATTTGCCCATATACAGCTCTTTTTAACACTAAAGGCTCACCACCCTTTTTAATCACTAAATGAGCCTCTTCATCGGGACTCATATCTGAATAAGCAAAACCTTGCCCCGATGGTAAGGCTGTAGGATGCGACAATACATCTTTATCTTTCACAGCAGGCGTGAAAGGCGTTATCCCTTCGGCCACAAGTTTATTTTTAAGAGCATTATAATCAGCAGCAATTTCTGTTTTCCATTCATCCCATAATTTATAAAAACTTTTACCATATACCCGTTTAGCCACACCGTTAAACGTAAACAAAAACGGAGTAGAGGAATATTTTTTGGCGTATAGTGGAACTTTATCGTCGCCGTATTTTTTAGAAAGCCACTGCCAAAATTTTACGCCATAAATATACTGTCTTTCAGCAGCAGGAAAATGAGCCCCGCTTCCTGCAGCCTGGTCAATTTTTGGAAAATTATTTTCGTAAATGCTGGTACGCAACATCATATCGGAATACGAAAAATTGGCGCGGCCATAACCTGTATTTACACTCTCTTCGTAGCTCGCAATGCCTTCACGCATCCAACCCGGGCTTAAACCGTTTGTAGCCACAATTTTGCCAAATAAAAAATGCGCTACCGAGGTAAAACCATGATGCTGATCCATATGCAAAATATGGGTAAATTCGTGAGTAATCAGTAATTCAAGATAATTTTTATAGTTTTCGAGGGGCGAATCAACATCGGGAGGCGTTATAAATAACATGATGTAATTTGCCGGCAAAACAGTTGCCGAACCATTGGCCTGATCCATTTTATCGGTAAGTACTAAATGCGTGCGCCCAAAAGGCTTCCAGTTGTATTTGGGAGATAATGTAGAATAAACTTTTTCGGATATTTCCACCACATCATTTGCCACACTCTCCAGTCCCTTTTCGTAATGAATGGCAAAATGTTTGGTTTTAACAGTATAAAAAGTTTGTGAGGGCGCAAAAAAAGCGGCATGCGCCGGCAATACAAAAACCCACGTTAAAAGAAGAAAAGATATAATTTTTTTTGTCATGTTCTGTTTACTGCAAATGGATGGTTGAAGCGTGATTTTACAGAAGTTTTTAGACACTTGCAAAGATTAAAAAGGATGATTAGAGATAGGGGAAAATATCATCCATTGGAGGATTTCATGGTTCACAACGTTATTATCATCGGTTCCGGCCCAGCCGGCTTAACCGCCGCCATTTATGCCGCCCGCGCTAATTTAAAACCCGTTTTATTCGAAGGCTATCAAGCCGGAGGCCAGTTGATGATTACAACCGATGTAGAAAACTATCCCGGCTTCCCCAAAGGCGTGATGGGCCCCGAGTTGATGCAATTATGGCGTGAACAAGCCGCCCGCTTTGGCACCGAAATTCATACAAAAGATGTAACCGAGGTCGATTTTACCAAACAACCTTTTAAAGTAACGGTAGGGAAAGATATTTACGAAGCTAAAACCGTGATTATTGCCACGGGTGCCAGCGCCAAACTCTTGGGTTTAAAAAATGAAATGAAACTGATGGGCCGCGGGGTATCGGCCTGTGCCACCTGCGATGGCGCCTTCTTTAAAGGTCAAAAATTAGCCCTTGTGGGCGGCGGCGATACCGCGCTTGAAGAAGCTCAATTTTTAACACGCTTTGCAACAGAGGTACATGTGATTCACCGCCGTGATTCTTTACGCGCATCGAAGATCATGCAAGATCGCGCGCTCAAAAATCCTAAAATTAAATTTATCTGGAACACAGTGGTGGAAGATGTGCTGGGCGACGACTCGATGACAGGTTTAAAGCTTAAAAATGTTGTAACGGGCGAGGTAAAAGATGAAAACTATGGTGGTTTATTTGTGGCCATTGGCCATCAGCCCAACACCAGCTTGTTTGTTAATAAGTTGGATATGAAAAACGACTATATTGTGACGAAACCCGGCTCCACCTTAACCAATATCCCCGGCGTCTTTGCAGCAGGCGATGTGCAAGATCACTACTACCGCCAAGCGGTAACAGCGGCTGGTAGCGGCTGTATGGCGGCTATTGATGCGGAGAGGTATTTGGAGAGCCAGGGGCATTAAAAAAAAGGAGGCGGCTTTATTGGGATTAAAGTTTACCATGGGTCTGATAAAAATGTTCCTCTTCTCTATAGATCGGAACAATACTTTTAATTTGCCCTTTTCTATCACGACTAATGTTATAGCCATCTATGCCAGAAGGAAAACGTGGCGCAAATAAAGTAACTTGTTTCGGTAAAATATTACGATAAGCATTAATCATATTATCGTTATCATCACCTCCTGTGCCTGTGGAGCAGCTCTCAAACATCACAGCTCCACTCACAATCTGCCCTAAAATAGCAGCCTCCGGATTTGCGAAATCGGCTAGTTCCACTTTTTCGCTAACCATAATATCGTCACCATCCAAAGCAGCACTACTCTCTTCTCCATGAGCTCTAAGCATTAAGACATCAAAAGAATTTTCACCATTGCCACTCACTTCTTTTGCCTCAAAAATCCAATCTTCAAACGAGGTTATTTCTCTCACAACAACTTGATACCCTCTCGTACGAAAATCATCCATAGGGCTATTTTGGCTATAGTTTACAAATGCACCATTATTATCGTACGAAGCCATAAAAATAATAATTGTCGGTTTTGTATCAATTAAATCTTTTCTGGTAAGAAAAAGTGATTCTAAATCACGCCAGCTTATAAAGCGATCTTCATTTTTTGTTTTGCTCGCCAAGGCTTCTTTAAAATTGTCAAAACTGTTTAATATACTTTCTGGAAATTTAAATCCTGCATCTCTTAATGTTTGTACTAGGGAAGGCCAAATCTCATTTTGTTTATCAGTATCTAAATTCCAAAATAAAAATCTATTATCCATAATCATTGCCATCATCAGCCCGTTGATTTCTGGAGCATCCGTAGCCATCATATAGTTTTGAGTGTTAACACCAAACAATTGACGCTCTTCTGTCGACATACTAGCCCAATTTTCAATTAAAATACTGGCTGCTTCATCTAAATCTTTACGGAAAGGCAAGGCTTTGAGTACTTTACCCCTATAGTTAGGGTATTCATTCATAAAATCCTGCAGCTTTTCCTTTGGCAAATCTGCAATGGCAGAAATAAAAATGGGGTTTTTTAATATACCGGATATGCTAGCAAATTCTTGCCACTTGTCAGGATTGCTTTTGAAATACTTAGAACGGTTTAAAAATAAAGTTAATGCACCGACATTCATTTTAAGACCATTTACGACACTGTTTAAAAAATTTGGATTATTATAAAGTGTGTCAGGCAAAAGATTGACAAGGTCCGGCTTTTTTAAAACAGCATTTCTAGCCACCTCTTCATCTTCTTTTACAGATTCACTGGCACTTTTATACAGTTCTGGGTAAAGCTCTACGGCCTGCCTCATGAAGCTTACGTCACCTATAAAAGGTGCGACAAGTGATTCATTAAGCCAATCACTATTGCGTAGGACATTTAATACAAAATCTGCATTATTCAGTAATGATGAGTCAATGTCAGATTTTCTATATGGAAAAATACATAAGTAAGCTGCTGCCACAGCAGGTTTTTTGCGGATCTCTTCGCTTAGTACATTTGTGTAAAAATAAATTAAACTTGTTTGGCGCTCACTATTGAGCACATCATGTGTGTGCTCAAATATCCTAATGGCCCTTATTATAACTTCTTGTTCATTATTTGCTGTTTGATGCTCAGGATCCAAACCTTGGGATAGCGCTTCTTTATAATCACCATCTATTATATCTTCAATACATTTAATAATGTCAGGATTAATCCTAAGGACTTTCAAGTTAAAATCTTTTGTTTTGAGATCAGCTGAAACATAATATCTATAATCATCCGTATTATAGTAAGATGCTTGCAAGGCTAGTTCTATATCTGCCTTTTTTGAAGGGTCTGATGTTGTAATAGCTCTATACCCACCATGAACTACTGCAATGTTTTGCAAGTCAGTATTGTCCTGCATTTCATCTGGCAAACGGTTAAATAAACCACCACTAATTCCTAATGC
This window encodes:
- the trxB gene encoding thioredoxin-disulfide reductase, with the protein product MIRDRGKYHPLEDFMVHNVIIIGSGPAGLTAAIYAARANLKPVLFEGYQAGGQLMITTDVENYPGFPKGVMGPELMQLWREQAARFGTEIHTKDVTEVDFTKQPFKVTVGKDIYEAKTVIIATGASAKLLGLKNEMKLMGRGVSACATCDGAFFKGQKLALVGGGDTALEEAQFLTRFATEVHVIHRRDSLRASKIMQDRALKNPKIKFIWNTVVEDVLGDDSMTGLKLKNVVTGEVKDENYGGLFVAIGHQPNTSLFVNKLDMKNDYIVTKPGSTLTNIPGVFAAGDVQDHYYRQAVTAAGSGCMAAIDAERYLESQGH
- a CDS encoding DUF4116 domain-containing protein; the encoded protein is MNNKINNTQVLKEEWDLLRNFVNSNKTDKSILRDGVLETSEIPSLFDTNRDHKTSWLEMAGVAKAQGSHFLDLSNLLQRHGINLYEGIEAFVEKPLSDYYLFTDNGENEILVNDFNAEFGSLCTDPLFISYFLNIRPSITMNGEEGLINAIFSHAPETVFSDIDIMRQALGISGGLFNRLPDEMQDNTDLQNIAVVHGGYRAITTSDPSKKADIELALQASYYNTDDYRYYVSADLKTKDFNLKVLRINPDIIKCIEDIIDGDYKEALSQGLDPEHQTANNEQEVIIRAIRIFEHTHDVLNSERQTSLIYFYTNVLSEEIRKKPAVAAAYLCIFPYRKSDIDSSLLNNADFVLNVLRNSDWLNESLVAPFIGDVSFMRQAVELYPELYKSASESVKEDEEVARNAVLKKPDLVNLLPDTLYNNPNFLNSVVNGLKMNVGALTLFLNRSKYFKSNPDKWQEFASISGILKNPIFISAIADLPKEKLQDFMNEYPNYRGKVLKALPFRKDLDEAASILIENWASMSTEERQLFGVNTQNYMMATDAPEINGLMMAMIMDNRFLFWNLDTDKQNEIWPSLVQTLRDAGFKFPESILNSFDNFKEALASKTKNEDRFISWRDLESLFLTRKDLIDTKPTIIIFMASYDNNGAFVNYSQNSPMDDFRTRGYQVVVREITSFEDWIFEAKEVSGNGENSFDVLMLRAHGEESSAALDGDDIMVSEKVELADFANPEAAILGQIVSGAVMFESCSTGTGGDDNDNMINAYRNILPKQVTLFAPRFPSGIDGYNISRDRKGQIKSIVPIYREEEHFYQTHGKL